The sequence AATGAGGGGGAATAAAATGGATCATATCTTTCATGCATCCTGTAAAATCGGAAGCCATGcagccagtgtgaacagaacccaaggctggattcacacattgcatatttGTTGTGGAATTTCAGCTATGAACCTAATATAAGGGTAAAATaattatttcattaaaaaaagctAGAGACAGAAATTGCacttatctttatatatcatttgGAAAAttcactaaataaaataaaaaattccagaCATGACGGCGCGCTTGGGAGGTTCAGGAGCTTGTCCGTGCGTGGGCTTGACAGATGATTTCCATTAATTCACCTCTGTGATCGTTTAATATGGTCTGTTCTGTGTGTTATAACATCCCTGCTGGTATCTAGGCAACAAGACTTCATGTATAATCGCCATGTTCTCTGTATTCAGTGTAAGATTGATCAAATAGATAGATTTTAGGGAAGATCAGATAAAAAGGCAGAGATCCCGATCCGATCATTGATAAGAGGACGAGATATTAAATGTCAGCTTATTTGTCATTTACTTTCTCCGTATCTATAACGTTCTGATGAGGTATATGGACGGATACGGTTATCCGTCAACCGCAGACCATTTCATTTTAAGGCTAATGTGGGGGTGTTCATTAAtaccagtataaaaaaaacaacgtgtcgggggggggggggggggtttagtaaAAAAATGTACGATTTTACAAACAAATACAAATCTAATAAGGCTGTCAATTCAAGATGTCCCGCCGGCATAGTGAGAAGAAGGCGTAGGACAAGTTGTAGGCCACGTGTTTGTTTTAATCAGTATTTTGCTTCCGTATTtgttagccaaaaccaggagtgggtccaattaGACTTTTCCTTTCTGAagtttccactcctggttttggcttccaaatactgatataAAGTACTGACCAAAATACACCAGTGTGAAAGCAGCCTTATTCACAGCAAGCCAGGGAAAAACCTATATTAACAAATGTGGTAACAGAAAAAAGAccaaaccattaaccccttacagacatttgacataactgtacgtcatAGTCGGTAGGGGGGGAGAAAGGAGTGTTCTCATGGGCTGAGAGCGCTCCATACACCGCTGGTGTCAGTTGAGTACCACAGCTAACACCCATCTCTAACGGGCTGTTTAACCGCCTTGAAGGTTAGGTTCcaacaggtcggatacgctgcgtaaaaactatgcagcatatccgacctggaacccgcagcacattccgtccgaaaaaccattgtggtgcgtttttttggccagaatTTCCGCTGTAAGCAGCGtagaaataattttaaaaaaaacgcccatactTACCTAGGatgttgtcatggtgacgcgtccctcttttgccgtccaatccggcctccctggatgatgctacAGCCCATGTGATTGGCTGTAAGCAGGCACatcggatgaaatgtcatcccaggaggcgggactggagaaggaagcagggagttctgggtaagtatgaattttgctgcgattccaccgcataACACTTGGCtttatgttgcgggttttgcatccccatcgaattcaataggcaaaacccgcaacagaaaatcaatgaaaacacaaaacataaattgacatgctgcggatctaaattctgcaccgcaggtcaatttatgaacgttttcgttgcgtttttttccTCAGCGTGGCCATGAgaatttcaaaatctcatccactttgctgctactgtaaatgttgcggaatttccgcacagaattccgttgcggatattccgcagcgtttacgatacgtgggaacccagcctaaaagcgcagtcaatagcgactacgGTATCTAAGCTATTAAACAGAGGGGGCCACTTCTGCGACTCCATTGGCCACCGATGGTGCCGCTGGTTTGAATGGAAGATTGGGGGGCCaaataaaggccctcaggtcaGCCACCTTGTAAAAGtcacaatatactacaatacagaagtattacagtATGTTGTACAAGCGATCAGTCACTTATTCAAGTCCCGTAGGGGGgacttaaataaaataaatattaaaaatagtTAAGTAAAGTTTTTGGGTCAAAAAAAatcttcggccccatgcacacgaacctgCTTTTGTggctgcaattcccccaaaaatccacgggagaattgcggccccattcattcctatggggccatgcacacgaccgtggtttctacggtccgtgcatggcccaggagcccagaccgcagaaagaacggacatgtcttattacagccgtgttctgtggtccaggctcataggaaataatggacgcggccatgtgcacggcccgagaTTTGCGGGcgactcgcgggtgacactccgttgccggccgacccggaaatcacggccgtgcacattgctacggtcgtgtgcatgaggccttaaaatacaaaaaaacttttcccattttcccccctaaagtaatgtaaaaaagaaaaaaactaaaataggtATCTCCAGTCCGTTGAAGTCCAACCTATTctgatataatgttatttaacctgcagtgtgaacgccataaaaaataaataaaaaaactttttttcgaTAAaacgtcagaattgcttgtttgttTCTTCGGTAAAACGTAATTTTGGCAAAgcttcagaattgcttgttttttcgCTCCCAGCTCTCCAAAAAGTTTaacaaaatgtgatcaaaaagtcatatgtatgcCAAACCGGTATAAATAAAAACGAAACCTCGCCCCGCAAAACACAGGCCTACGttacacacagattttttttctgccattttaaatTACATGAAAAAAAGGCATGTCAAAACGCCAACGTTTTTAAAAATATTACAGCGTTATTTATGGTGTTCTTGGTGgcgtttttatttagtgtcatttggtagatgcttttttttatggcgtttctgaagtcctatagagaaacctatagaaaaaatgccataccccaagcgtgctgcgtttggaaaaataTGCCACTTACCACAAAATTGAATTAAAAACCACaataaaccaaaacgcagttgtatgtagtgcattttattgtccactatagactttaatgtaacatttggccacactaaatgtatttattttttttaaacgctgTGTGTGACTCCAGCCATATAGTTGTGTAagcacaactcccagcatgccctgacagtgtAGTGATCTGTAACCTGGGGGCTCTACATACAGCTGCtgtgaaactgcaactcccagcatgccctgacagccaaagcACGCTGGGAGTGGTAGTTTCACAACTGCTGGCAGTGGGCATTGTAGTGTAAGGACAGCTGGAGGACCACAGGTTGCATATCACTGCACTACactgtattatataatgtatccatTTGTACTGTAACCATGTGACCATAatgttgctacaatgtatcagcggCTTATCTGTGGTAATGGGACTGCACAGtgctcttctgctgctgctgctgtgtcgtGTCACAGGTGAAGCACTGAGCTGGCAGTACAGACATTCCTGCAGAATGAACGCAATTCCCCTCCATAGctaaataaaactacagctcccagtatgctCTCCGGCTGCAGGCGCCCTCTGATTGGTCCGTTGGCAGATTCTATTTGGACTGTGCATGTGAGGGAGGAAGCCGAGGCTGACATGCAGCTATGAAGAGGGGTGAGTGCCTGGTAGTGGGGGGCAATGCCCTCTCATGACGCTTCTGCCGGGCTGTGGTCTCTGCTGCTCTGCACTTTATTTTATGACACTTGTGTGGCCTCTTCTGCTCACTGTCCTCATATACTGGACCGTCTCATCAGTGTGAGGGTTCtggttgtatatattatatagtctCTTATTCATGGCATGTAAGTATCTCTCAATGTATGcaaaattctatctatctatctatctatctatctatctatctatctatctatctatctatctatctatctatctatcatctatctatctatctatctatctatctatctatctatctatctatctatctatctatctatctcatatctatctatctatctatctatctatctatctatctatctatctatctatctctcttagAATATTTATATCTCTCtcatatttattatacattagGATAGATATTTGTCTATCCTAATCTGAATGTAATCCTTCTTGCCCGCAGTGATCATGTGGATTATAGAGATTACTTCCATTGGTTGCACTCTCTTATTGACTGTCCAATAAAGGGACTTCAATCACAGACATTGATGACATATCGCTAGGACGTGCTATCAATGTCACACTGCCAGAGGTCCAACCCGTGGGACCCCCCGATTTATACCTAGAAGGAGTCGAAACCTCGTTCTCTGACGCAATGCTTTTCCCAAccagggtatgctgggagttgtagttatgcaACATCTGGAGATCCACTGGTGTCGAGAATGGCAGCACAACCCTGCTCAGCTTATTTTAGTACATGGGAGGCAGTGGCCATAAATTATATTTGCAATCATCTGATCATTACTGATTCCTTACAGTGTTTTCCCCCACAAGGGTTATTCTCATCTCATAAAGTATTGGCATTATTGCTAGAATATGCTACCACCttatgattagtgggggtccgaatcTGCAGGGAAAACCAGTGCCACAGCTGCTTCATTTTTCAGGTTCGTGGGTTCCGGTCGTCtgccgatcagaaagtgatggcaggtCCTATGAATATGGCATTACTTcagatgggaaaaaccctttaatgaccactgTCCTGATGGTGAAAAATATCAGAACACTGATACTTATTGACTGTGTATCAGTATCATTATGCTATATctataatgtgtatgtgtgtgtgtgtgtgtgtgtgtgtatatatatatatgttatcatAATTGTGTCTCATTTATATGCAATGAAATTAAGGATTTGGGAAGGagaagaataagggtatgttcacacgcagtttacgccttgaattacgcctgaaaaatcggctccattatgcctacaaacatctgcccattgcttgcaatgggttttacgatgttctgctcccacgaggtgtaattttacacgtcaccatttttggagccatttttcattgacagaaaaatacactgcaaaaaaacacgagttgttaaagaaaaaaaagtattttcagacgtttttgatcactgcgtgtgaacataccctaaatgaggAGAAGCTctgtttttaaaggctatgtacaccttggaaagtgttttgttttttttaaaagaaaaaggtcaatcagtgtgtttggggcaactttcaaattattattattttttaattatttttactttttgagatacagctgctttgtatcctgtatacagagcagctgtattaagCATTTAattctgtatccgtcaggtcagaggcactgacgggttcagtgtccgtGGGTCTTGcgggtctctgacacacaggatcgagctgttaccaatcgcaactaaattcataacttagatgtgatagattacaggtggatccagcgtgttacagacatgcaggacccgcggaCACTGAACCCATCTAGTCTGCAGGACTGATGGATTTAGGCCATCGTGAAAGAAACCGcttctctatatacagaatacagagcagctgtatctcaaaaagtaaaagaagtttttaataaaaaactaattataatgttaaatcaaacacactgactgacctgtttattaaaacaaaaaatcatcccCTTTAAGGGACCTTATGTGTGATATTAAAGAATGACTGATATAATGTTATTATCTGACAGGGTCGTACATGGAAATCCTAGAGCCCCGTAGCAAAACTGAGAGTTGGCCCCACTTCCACCGAGAACTCCACCTAATGTATTATGGCTAGGGGTGGCATCACCAGGGAGACCTGGACCTAACGCCCTAACGAATGTCCGCAGGGCTGTCTCATGTGTATACCTGTTAGGGCAATACTTGTACTATGCCATTATCGGTGCCTGGGCATATCTCTATACACAGTTAAAATCCCtatgtgggacaaaaaaaaatattgaaaatatatatataaataaagttttgtataaataaatacaaaatgaacatgttttataaataaaatatattttaattaatacaatacatataacatgaaaaaaaactccaCCCAATTTGCATCTCCATGTGCATAACAACATATACGGTACTTTAAATATATTCTTCATTTAGTTCAGCAATTTAcaaggtaaaataaaaaataaaaataaaccgtgaagaatttttatttttatttttgctagtACTGCCAAAATTAAATTACTAAAAGTTAAATGCTAATATTTGCATACCCAACAATGGTAAAAATAGAAAGCACAACATTCCCTGCAAAAGAACACGGCCTcattcagttagggtatgttcacacggcagcgtccgtaacggctgaaattacggggatgtttccgcctgaaaacatccccgtaatttcagccgtaacggcatgtgcaggcgcttgaacgccgcgtccattacggccgtaattagcgctgctattcattggagtcaatgaataacggctccaattacgggcaaagaagtgacaggtcacttctttgacgcgggcgtctatttacgcgccgtaatttgacagcggcgcgtaaatatacgcctcgtgtgaacagacaaacgtctgcccattgctttcaatgggcagatgtttgtcagcgctatcgaggcgctattttggcacgtaattcgggggaaaaacgcccgaattacgtccgtaattagtgcgtgtgcacatacccttatgttgatgcaaaaataaaaaacgttttaGGATCCAGAATGCCAAGgcgataaaaaataataatttgcccaAAAATGGCCTCCTATTGGGGGGTGCCCTTTCTGGTACCATTGTTTATGGGGGCATTCTGCTGGCCACATTATTTATAAGGGTTCTCAGCTGGCACTATTAATGGGAGTATTCTGCTTGCACCATTGGGGTCATTGTTCTGGCACTATAAATGGGGCACTGATGGGGCTGGTAATTTGGGCACTCTGGCTGACCCTTTGGGGTGTGCCCAGTATTTATGGGTGAGAAAAGCTTTTCGCTGCACACGCAGTGGGCTACATCTCATGTCTACCTGGAAACGCTTCTTAAAAGTATGCTGCTATGCCTTTAATTAAAAGCAATAAGGATGGTTTATTAGCACAGGAAGCGTTTGTCAGCGATGGGTTCTGTATAAGGGCGTGTTCACATGTAACGTTTTAAATACTGTATCGGGCAGATGTTATTTGGTGGTAAATGGCTTTTTAAAAGATTTCCATGCACACAATGTGGCTTATAATTCCACAGTACATGTGGGGGCACCTATACCAGCAGCTGATCCTAGTGATCGATCCCTGAGGGATTAGAGACCACACATCATGGTAATCTTGTGATCTATTGTTTTGAACAACAGTTATAGAAACCAAAGAGATCGCCAGCCTTTCCCAGGACACGGAGACTATGGAGAGCAAAGAGAACGGCTCCACAGACTCTAAGAGGTGAATTCTACCGAGTTTAggttattgtattaattcctgtttTCCCCCTCCACATGGATGAGGAGTGGAGGGGCCCAAACCAAaccgctttaggccttattcagatgaacgtattatttgtcggtgtgctgtccgttaaaaaaaaaaagcacatggacctatgcaatccaatggggctattcacacgtccgtggtttttcacgcagcatgtgtccgttgtatgaaacacactgcatgtcctattttagtccgtttttgcagaccacatcacctattgaagtcaatgggtgcgtaaaagatGACTCGTTTTTCTGTGGCGCGCTGCAGCCAGATGTTGGCTTGAGGTCAATGTGGAATATAAAACGCACTATAAACATGATCTTGTTTTAAGTGGCTTTTTTGGGCTCAATGGAATTTTTTTGAAAATCGCAGCAAGACTggctttagtgtttttttttccagaatttaggttttttttgtcccatagacctcaatagttttttttgcctctttaaatgtaatttttctgtcattttttgtTGAGGTTCTTTATGGTGTTtttagtggcttttttttttttttttttttagaaaaaaatcacGTGTTGCAAAGAGAAAtatttgcaatgtgaaaaacaccGCCTTAAAAAGAATTGCAGGTAGTAAAACATACTATTTAGAAAAAACACCACTAGAAACGCCATAAAATGCGGATGTACCCAATTCCTAAAAACCTGGAGgttatttttatgtgtttttttttttttttttacaaaaaaaatgctaCTCAAAAATTGTATGTGATGgaagcctaaaggggttttccgggactaatgttaatggtctatccttaggataggccattaatataagATTGTGGGAGTTCGACTCCCAGTGACCCCACCGATctgctgactgaaggggccgcgGTGCGCCAATGATCGACCAGCATCTTGGTTATCagaatttttttatgtattcCTGTGATAGCGTCCATTTCATAATAATTATATATTACTGTTTAATGTTACCGTTGCccgttgtacggccgctaatgatggatccgtgaaacatcgaccgcacacggatggcttctgtgtgcagtTCGTTGTTTCAACTgaccaaatgaatgaaatggccgagactgttccgtcaaaaatggacAGGAGTAGAACCTGtccctatttttgtcggaacagccacacggttccgttaaaaaaacggaagtgtgcatgacacatagaaatgaatgtgtcagtgtgctatctgttaaaaaacCGGATAGCACCATGAAgacaataactgaagtgggcatgaggccttatgttgTCATCCGCTGTGTTTCAGTTCCATAGAGAATGGGAGACCCCCAGATCCTGCACACTGGGCCATCGATGACGTTGTCAATTATTTTAAAGCTGCCGGATTTGAAGAACAAGCAACTGCATTTAAAGATCAGGTACAACAGCAACGCTAAAGGAAAACTCCAAAAATGGGGGTTCTGCATGTTATAAAAAGTTTGTATTCcctgttacagtatggtttctacagtgTAGCTGTTTTGTTTTCCCCATGTTTTTCCCCACAGCAGGAAATATCAACGAAATATTAAAAAGGCTCTctcagaaaaacaatcatttttgacggagttatgacctattttagctttatgctaattagtttcttaatagacaagtgggcgtgttttactttttgaccaagtgggcgttgtggagagaagtgtatgacgcttaccaatcagtgaccaatcagcgtcatacacttctccccattaatttacacagcacataatgatcttactagatccctgtgtgcagtcacatacacacacactaacgttactcaagtgtcctgacaatgaatatacattacctccagccaggacgtgatgtctattcacaatctcgttttaaatgacagtttacagtgtaatctcgcgagattacgcttgccttgctgtaaatctcacacaaacgtaaccgaagtgtcaggattgtgaatagacatcacgtcctggctggaggtaatgtatattcattgtcgggacacttgagtaacgttaatgtgtgtgtaagtggctgcacatagtgatctagtaagattactatgtgctgtgtaaatgaatggagagaagtgtatgacgctgattggtcactgattggtcagagtcatacacttctctccacaacgcccacttggtcaaaaagtaaaacacgcccagttgtccattaagaaactcattagcataaaactaaaataggtcataactaagtcaaaaaggattgtttttctaaataaaaaacactgctgtaatctacattacagcgccgatcacattatgtaggagatagggcacttataatgtggtgacagagcctctttaactactgtTCCCTACAGAGGTATCAATTGTCAAGTGTTGCACAGTAATGTAACAGCTCAGCTCCACCCAGGGTAGAAAGATTTATATAACGGCCTCTACTAATGATGCATCATGGGATATAACcgaaataaaaaataagataTTAATACAGTTCCATTTTACAAGGCCcatcctctctctctttctcaatAATAGGGTCAAAACTGCTAAAAAGTACCAACAACAATTCCGCccataatatatttttaatacttttcggGGATACACCTGGTCCCAGGTTATTTCTCAAAAATGAAATTCATTGATGTATGGTATAAAAACATTGAAACAGTATaaggatatgtcagaaatgttcGATAGTTGGGGGTTCCACACACCTATCTCGAGAATGATGGTGTCCGTGTCCAGGCAGATAATGAATGAACAAGTGATGGGGCCGTGACTGTGGCTCTCCTTATGTTCCTGTAATGGACGTGCAGAAGGGAAATTCTGGAGTTGACAACACAATATAAATAGATAATTATAAATCACTGAAAAACTAAATGATTACTTTCCATTCACGTTATTATTTTGAATTCTGTTTAGCTATACTGTTATTTTAACTCTAGATGGCGCTCTCATTCCACGTCAAACTATAGTAAACCGAGATAGATGTCTCTAGCAAACAACCCCAGTGAAGGTCAATGCAAATAATCCATCTGCAATACTAATTCAATACTTTTTCTGTTGCATtgta is a genomic window of Rhinoderma darwinii isolate aRhiDar2 chromosome 7, aRhiDar2.hap1, whole genome shotgun sequence containing:
- the SAMD13 gene encoding sterile alpha motif domain-containing protein 13 isoform X1 — protein: MKRVIETKEIASLSQDTETMESKENGSTDSKSSIENGRPPDPAHWAIDDVVNYFKAAGFEEQATAFKDQEIDGKSLLLMTRNDVLTGLSLKLGPALKIYEYHVKPLQTQHLKSSSP
- the SAMD13 gene encoding sterile alpha motif domain-containing protein 13 isoform X2, translated to MAFIETKEIASLSQDTETMESKENGSTDSKSSIENGRPPDPAHWAIDDVVNYFKAAGFEEQATAFKDQEIDGKSLLLMTRNDVLTGLSLKLGPALKIYEYHVKPLQTQHLKSSSP